In the genome of Granulibacter bethesdensis CGDNIH1, one region contains:
- a CDS encoding biliverdin-producing heme oxygenase, with product MQDNLSITLKQQTYSYHDRLDRIVRKLLITLDGYRHFLTAQYCFHRDIVPLYQKKALLQLIPDLAERNRLPAIEADAAALGLTLPSMQSAIPTGAKDTSSALGWLYVAEGSKLGAAHIARQLERHGLHDTYGLQHLHLGRDGVSGGWLRFRSLLDHTAVEAEQCIRHAQQAFRRITRYLECPG from the coding sequence ATGCAAGACAATTTATCAATCACACTGAAACAACAGACATATTCCTATCACGACAGGCTGGACCGGATTGTCAGAAAACTTCTGATTACCCTTGATGGATACAGGCATTTTCTGACAGCACAGTATTGTTTTCACAGGGATATCGTTCCGCTCTATCAGAAGAAAGCACTGCTTCAACTGATCCCCGACCTGGCGGAGCGCAACCGGCTGCCGGCCATTGAGGCCGATGCCGCTGCCCTTGGACTGACACTGCCATCCATGCAGTCAGCCATTCCAACCGGTGCAAAAGATACCTCCTCTGCTCTCGGCTGGCTTTATGTCGCCGAAGGATCGAAGCTTGGCGCTGCGCATATTGCGAGACAACTTGAAAGACATGGTCTGCATGACACTTATGGTCTGCAACATCTCCATCTAGGGCGCGATGGAGTATCGGGGGGATGGCTGCGTTTCAGATCTCTGCTGGATCATACGGCTGTGGAAGCCGAGCAGTGCATCCGTCATGCGCAACAGGCCTTCAGACGTATCACGCGCTATCTTGAGTGCCCTGGCTGA
- the queA gene encoding tRNA preQ1(34) S-adenosylmethionine ribosyltransferase-isomerase QueA, with protein MSTAPLDIADFTFDLPPERIAHEPARPRESARLLHVPAGEEGVHDHHIRDLPDLLRPGDVLVANDTRVIPAQLTAWRGQARIGLTLNRPLPDGSWHVLARNARRLRAGDRLRFTEHDTQSTHTQPTGMLAAEVVARDEDGGAILRFVAEDFDAALAQYGALALPPYIDRPQGPTAQDAKDYQTVFARHRGAVAAPTAGLHFTPALLDRLAAKGIERVTITLHVGAGTFLPMRDDTIEAHRLHAERGVITPEAASRINAAKRVIAVGTTSLRLLESAADAAGGVRPFDAETDIFIKPGHRFRTAHALLTNFHLPRSTLFMLVCAFAGTARMRAAYAYAIAEAYRFYSYGDACLIERDLRDRH; from the coding sequence ATGAGTACAGCCCCTCTCGATATTGCCGATTTCACTTTCGATCTGCCGCCGGAGCGAATCGCCCATGAACCGGCGCGTCCGCGCGAATCCGCCCGTCTGCTGCATGTGCCGGCAGGGGAGGAGGGGGTCCATGATCATCATATCCGCGATCTGCCCGACCTGCTGAGGCCGGGCGATGTGCTGGTGGCCAATGATACGCGGGTGATCCCGGCGCAACTCACGGCATGGCGCGGACAGGCGCGGATCGGCCTGACGCTCAACCGGCCTCTGCCGGATGGAAGCTGGCATGTGCTGGCCCGCAATGCGCGTCGCCTGCGGGCCGGGGACAGGCTGCGCTTTACCGAGCATGACACGCAGTCCACCCACACGCAGCCCACCGGCATGCTGGCGGCCGAGGTGGTGGCCCGTGACGAAGACGGGGGCGCCATCCTGCGTTTTGTCGCGGAGGATTTCGATGCGGCACTGGCGCAGTACGGGGCGCTGGCCTTGCCGCCTTATATCGATCGTCCGCAAGGGCCGACCGCTCAGGATGCAAAAGATTACCAGACTGTCTTTGCCCGTCATCGCGGCGCGGTGGCGGCGCCGACGGCGGGGCTGCATTTTACTCCGGCCTTGCTGGACAGGCTGGCGGCAAAGGGGATCGAACGTGTCACGATCACCCTGCATGTCGGCGCCGGTACTTTCCTGCCGATGCGTGATGATACGATCGAGGCCCATCGTCTGCATGCAGAGCGCGGCGTTATCACGCCGGAGGCTGCCTCACGGATCAATGCGGCCAAACGGGTCATTGCGGTCGGCACCACCAGCTTGCGCCTGCTGGAAAGTGCGGCTGATGCTGCGGGGGGCGTACGTCCTTTTGATGCCGAGACCGATATTTTCATCAAGCCGGGCCACCGGTTCCGCACCGCGCATGCATTGCTGACGAATTTTCATCTGCCGCGTTCGACCCTGTTCATGCTGGTCTGTGCCTTTGCCGGAACAGCGCGGATGCGGGCGGCCTATGCGTATGCCATCGCTGAGGCTTACCGTTTCTACTCCTACGGTGATGCCTGTCTGATCGAGCGGGACTTGCGCGACAGGCATTAA
- the tgt gene encoding tRNA guanosine(34) transglycosylase Tgt, with protein MSLTLSLQAEDGRARAATLHTAHGDVPTPTFMPVGTAATVKAMMMDSVRATGAGIVLGNTYHLMLRPGADRVAALGGLHRFMDWPGPILTDSGGFQVMSLSSLRKLDKDGVTFQSHIDGSRHRLTPESSIGIQHKLDATITMAFDECTKFPATHEEAASSMELSMRWAARCRDAFVPRDGYGLFGIVQGSVYNDLRTQSVTALGDDFHGYAVGGLAVGEGQEAMFATLDHTLPLLPRGKPRYLMGVGTPDDILGAVMRGVDMFDCVMPTRAGRTARAYTSQGVMNMRNARYADDGRPIDPACDCPACTRHSRAYLHHLFRAGEMLGPMLLTWHNLNYYQSLMRGLRSAIMEGRLEQHAVTLRAAWAAGDREKQDG; from the coding sequence ATGTCCCTTACCCTGTCTCTTCAGGCCGAGGATGGCCGGGCGCGAGCCGCCACGCTGCATACCGCGCATGGTGACGTGCCGACCCCGACCTTCATGCCGGTCGGTACGGCGGCCACCGTCAAGGCCATGATGATGGATTCCGTCCGCGCCACCGGTGCCGGGATCGTGCTTGGCAATACCTACCATCTGATGCTGCGCCCAGGCGCTGACCGCGTGGCGGCGCTGGGCGGGCTGCACCGTTTCATGGACTGGCCCGGCCCTATCCTGACCGATAGCGGCGGGTTTCAGGTCATGTCCCTGTCCTCCCTGCGCAAGCTGGACAAGGATGGCGTGACGTTCCAGTCCCATATTGATGGCTCCCGCCATCGTCTGACGCCAGAAAGCTCGATCGGGATCCAGCACAAGCTGGATGCGACGATCACCATGGCATTCGATGAATGCACCAAATTCCCCGCCACGCATGAGGAGGCGGCGTCTTCCATGGAGCTGTCGATGCGCTGGGCGGCGCGCTGCCGGGATGCGTTTGTGCCGCGTGACGGGTACGGGTTGTTCGGGATCGTGCAGGGCAGTGTCTATAACGATCTGCGCACGCAATCCGTGACGGCGCTGGGCGATGATTTCCACGGCTATGCAGTGGGTGGTCTGGCGGTAGGAGAGGGGCAGGAAGCGATGTTTGCCACGCTCGACCATACCCTGCCGCTGCTGCCGCGTGGCAAGCCGCGTTATCTGATGGGGGTCGGCACACCGGATGATATTCTGGGTGCGGTCATGCGGGGCGTGGATATGTTTGACTGCGTGATGCCCACACGCGCCGGACGAACGGCCCGCGCCTACACCTCGCAGGGGGTGATGAACATGCGCAATGCCCGTTATGCGGATGATGGCCGCCCGATTGATCCGGCCTGCGACTGTCCTGCCTGCACACGTCACAGCCGGGCCTATCTGCATCATCTGTTCCGGGCCGGCGAGATGCTGGGACCGATGCTGCTGACATGGCATAATCTCAATTACTACCAGTCCTTGATGCGTGGCCTGCGCAGCGCGATCATGGAGGGACGGCTGGAGCAGCATGCCGTCACGCTGCGCGCTGCCTGGGCGGCGGGAGATCGGGAGAAACAGGATGGCTGA
- the wrbA gene encoding NAD(P)H:quinone oxidoreductase gives MAKVLVLYYSTYGHIETMAEAVAEGARAAGAEVDIRRVAELVPEEVARANHFKLDQAAPIARTEELPNYDAIIVGAGTRFGRLPSQMAQFWDQTGGLWAKGALIGKLGASFTSTASQHGGQETTQFSLLTNLLHHGMVITGLPYSFQGQIRLDEVSGGTPYGASTLAGGDGSRQPSTNELDGARFLGDHVARLAAKLAS, from the coding sequence ATGGCCAAAGTTCTGGTTCTCTATTACTCCACCTACGGACATATCGAAACCATGGCGGAAGCCGTCGCCGAAGGTGCCCGCGCCGCCGGGGCCGAGGTCGATATCCGCCGTGTTGCCGAGCTGGTACCGGAAGAGGTCGCCCGCGCCAATCATTTCAAGCTCGATCAGGCTGCCCCGATCGCCAGAACGGAGGAACTGCCGAATTATGACGCCATCATCGTCGGTGCAGGGACAAGGTTTGGCCGCTTGCCATCCCAGATGGCTCAGTTCTGGGACCAGACCGGCGGTCTGTGGGCCAAAGGCGCCCTGATCGGCAAGCTCGGTGCTTCGTTCACCTCCACCGCCAGCCAGCATGGCGGGCAGGAGACCACGCAATTCTCCCTGCTGACCAATCTGCTTCATCACGGCATGGTGATTACCGGCCTGCCCTATTCTTTTCAGGGACAGATCAGACTGGATGAAGTCTCCGGCGGTACGCCTTACGGGGCCTCCACCCTCGCCGGCGGCGATGGGTCACGTCAGCCGAGCACCAATGAGCTGGATGGTGCGCGCTTCCTCGGCGATCACGTCGCCCGGCTGGCGGCCAAACTCGCCTCCTGA
- a CDS encoding acyl-CoA thioesterase: MTQPDPAPSVCSPDEFHAWIEDAVRFGDTDAQGHVNNVTFARYAETGYVPFMRAAGLLSDPGRMAVAARIEIDFRSEIFYPAVVRIGTALERIGRSSITLRQGLFVETLCVATVRLVLVLIDRNTRRPVVVDDALIARLRALSEGLSDQEASLAASRAT; this comes from the coding sequence ATGACGCAACCGGATCCTGCTCCCTCGGTCTGCTCTCCCGATGAATTTCATGCGTGGATCGAGGATGCGGTTCGTTTTGGGGATACGGATGCGCAGGGTCACGTCAACAACGTGACCTTCGCCCGTTACGCCGAGACAGGCTATGTGCCGTTCATGCGGGCGGCCGGGTTGCTGAGCGATCCGGGCCGCATGGCGGTTGCGGCCCGGATCGAGATAGATTTCCGCTCCGAGATTTTCTACCCGGCTGTCGTCCGGATCGGCACCGCACTGGAACGGATCGGGCGCAGCAGTATCACGCTGCGGCAGGGGCTGTTTGTCGAGACGCTCTGCGTGGCAACTGTGCGGCTGGTTCTGGTGCTGATCGACCGGAACACACGCCGCCCGGTCGTGGTGGATGATGCCCTCATTGCGCGGCTGAGGGCATTGTCCGAAGGTCTATCCGATCAGGAGGCGAGTTTGGCCGCCAGCCGGGCGACGTGA
- a CDS encoding NAD(+) synthase → MEMAVTSCDNGGMSHVEQRPFAPFSSLYSHGLVRVAACVPPVHIANPARNADEIAALAMRADAQGVAVVVFPELCLSGYAIDDLVQQDVLLDAVDAAIGALLRRSAGWMSVIVIGAPVRQGGRLFNAAIVLHRGRVLGVVPKSYLPNYREFYERRHFTPGLSVQGQSIRIGDEDAPFGTDLLFAAEDVEGLILHVEICEDMWMPVSPASLGALNGATVLANLSGSPITIGRADSRALLSRSASMRCVAATVYAAAGWGESTTDLAWDGQATIYENGTLLAETPRFAQEATMAVADIDPGLLMQERMRVHGFEENRHAMAGAAMRRIGFRLDPPSRDLGLRRRVERFPFVPADPARLAQDCYEAYNIQVRGLAQRLSAAKIGKLVIGVSGGLDSTHALIVAARAMDVLQRPRSDILAYTMPGFATGDETRNNALALMRVLGVSAHELDIRPAARQMLADLEHPFAGGEQVYDITFENVQAGLRTDYLFRLANQHNGIVLGTGDLSELALGWCTYGVGDQMSHYNVNAGVPKTLIQHLIRWAGGSGDFSDEARVIFEAILNTEISPELIPVAKGEKPQSTEGTIGPYALHDFTLFHVLRYGFRPSKIAFLAWHAWHDAQQGVWPPNYPLDQRRSYDLADIRQWMQVFLKRFFGFSQFKRSALPNGPKISAGGALSPRGDWRAPSDGSAEIWLQELAAHVPDDFS, encoded by the coding sequence ATGGAGATGGCCGTTACTTCATGCGATAATGGTGGGATGTCCCATGTCGAGCAGCGTCCGTTTGCCCCTTTCTCCTCCCTTTACAGCCATGGTCTGGTGAGGGTGGCGGCATGTGTGCCGCCTGTTCATATCGCCAATCCGGCCCGGAATGCGGACGAGATTGCGGCTTTGGCAATGCGTGCCGATGCGCAGGGCGTGGCGGTTGTGGTATTCCCTGAACTCTGCCTGAGCGGATATGCGATTGACGATCTGGTGCAGCAGGATGTGCTGCTGGATGCGGTGGATGCGGCGATAGGCGCGTTGCTACGCCGTAGCGCGGGCTGGATGAGTGTGATCGTCATCGGTGCACCGGTTCGGCAGGGCGGGCGCCTGTTTAATGCTGCCATTGTGCTGCATCGCGGGCGCGTGCTGGGGGTGGTACCGAAATCCTATTTGCCGAATTACCGCGAATTTTACGAGCGTCGTCATTTCACGCCCGGGCTTTCGGTGCAGGGGCAGAGCATTCGCATCGGTGATGAGGATGCGCCTTTCGGCACAGACCTTCTGTTTGCAGCCGAGGATGTGGAGGGATTGATCCTGCATGTCGAGATCTGCGAAGACATGTGGATGCCGGTGTCACCGGCCAGTCTGGGCGCGTTGAACGGGGCGACGGTGCTGGCCAATCTTTCCGGCAGCCCGATCACGATAGGGCGTGCCGACAGTCGTGCATTGCTGAGCCGCTCTGCCTCCATGCGCTGTGTCGCGGCCACGGTCTATGCCGCGGCGGGTTGGGGGGAGAGCACGACCGATCTCGCCTGGGACGGGCAGGCGACGATTTATGAGAACGGAACCCTGCTGGCCGAAACCCCTCGCTTCGCGCAGGAAGCCACGATGGCGGTGGCCGATATCGATCCGGGCCTGCTGATGCAGGAGCGGATGCGGGTGCATGGGTTCGAGGAAAACCGGCATGCAATGGCGGGCGCGGCCATGCGCCGGATTGGTTTCCGGCTGGATCCGCCCTCCCGTGATCTGGGGCTGCGCCGTCGGGTAGAGCGTTTTCCCTTCGTGCCTGCCGATCCCGCCCGTCTGGCTCAGGATTGCTATGAGGCCTACAATATTCAGGTGCGCGGTCTGGCGCAGCGCCTGTCTGCGGCCAAGATCGGCAAGCTGGTCATCGGGGTGTCGGGCGGGCTGGATTCAACCCATGCCCTGATCGTGGCAGCGCGGGCGATGGATGTACTGCAGCGGCCCCGCTCCGACATTCTGGCCTACACCATGCCCGGTTTCGCGACCGGGGATGAAACACGCAACAACGCGCTGGCGCTGATGCGGGTGCTCGGCGTGTCCGCGCATGAGCTGGATATCCGGCCGGCCGCCCGGCAGATGCTGGCCGATCTGGAGCACCCTTTTGCCGGAGGGGAACAGGTCTATGACATTACGTTCGAGAACGTGCAGGCCGGGCTGCGCACCGATTACCTGTTCCGGCTCGCCAATCAGCATAACGGGATTGTGCTTGGCACCGGTGACCTGTCCGAACTGGCGCTGGGCTGGTGCACCTATGGCGTCGGCGACCAGATGTCGCACTATAACGTCAATGCCGGAGTGCCCAAGACCCTGATCCAGCATCTGATCCGCTGGGCCGGGGGCAGCGGCGATTTCTCCGATGAGGCACGCGTGATTTTCGAGGCGATTCTGAACACGGAAATCTCGCCGGAGCTGATCCCGGTTGCGAAGGGAGAGAAGCCGCAGAGCACGGAAGGTACCATTGGTCCCTATGCCTTGCATGATTTCACCTTGTTCCATGTCCTGCGCTACGGATTCCGTCCATCCAAGATCGCTTTTCTCGCCTGGCACGCCTGGCATGACGCACAGCAGGGCGTATGGCCGCCCAACTATCCGTTAGATCAGCGGCGCTCCTACGATCTGGCCGATATAAGACAGTGGATGCAGGTATTCCTGAAGCGTTTCTTCGGCTTCAGCCAGTTCAAACGATCCGCCCTTCCGAACGGTCCGAAAATCTCTGCCGGGGGAGCATTGTCCCCGCGTGGTGACTGGCGGGCACCGTCCGATGGCAGTGCGGAGATATGGCTGCAAGAGCTGGCTGCTCATGTACCGGATGATTTTTCCTGA
- the queF gene encoding preQ(1) synthase, with amino-acid sequence MAENYAGLTQLGQTVSQPASPDQAVLEKVPNPTPGKAYMIRFTAPEFTSLCPLTGQPDFAHIVLDYVPRDWIVESKSLKLFLTSFRNVGSFHEACSMKIAERVVSLLDPVWLRIGAYWYPRGGIPIDVFWQTGSPPDGVWIPAQDVPGYRGRG; translated from the coding sequence ATGGCTGAAAATTATGCGGGCCTGACCCAGCTCGGCCAGACCGTTTCCCAGCCCGCCAGCCCTGATCAGGCGGTGCTGGAGAAAGTGCCTAATCCGACACCGGGCAAGGCGTATATGATCCGTTTTACCGCGCCGGAATTCACCTCTCTCTGCCCGCTGACCGGCCAGCCGGATTTCGCGCATATCGTGCTGGATTACGTGCCGCGTGACTGGATCGTCGAGAGCAAATCCCTGAAGCTGTTTCTGACCAGTTTCCGCAATGTCGGCAGTTTTCATGAAGCCTGCTCGATGAAAATCGCGGAGCGTGTGGTCAGCCTGCTTGATCCTGTCTGGCTGAGGATCGGTGCTTACTGGTACCCGCGCGGCGGTATTCCCATCGACGTGTTCTGGCAGACCGGCTCACCACCGGATGGCGTATGGATTCCGGCGCAGGATGTGCCGGGTTATCGGGGAAGAGGTTAA
- a CDS encoding VOC family protein, with translation MRFTIDRLDHLVMNVRDVEISASWYQRVLGMEREEFGTERRTALRFGGQKINLRPFDNETRSWSTAAHPQIGSDDLCFITAVGPDQVVEHLHDCGVTVEEGPVRKHGALGQIHSIYCRDPDGNLVEIASYLAE, from the coding sequence ATGCGATTCACCATCGACCGCCTTGATCATCTCGTTATGAACGTCCGCGATGTGGAAATATCCGCATCCTGGTACCAGCGTGTGCTGGGGATGGAACGGGAGGAATTCGGAACAGAGCGCCGTACCGCGCTGCGTTTCGGCGGCCAGAAAATCAATCTGCGCCCGTTCGATAATGAAACCCGTAGCTGGTCTACCGCCGCTCATCCTCAGATCGGCAGCGACGATCTGTGTTTCATCACGGCGGTCGGGCCGGATCAGGTGGTCGAACATCTGCACGATTGCGGCGTCACGGTCGAGGAAGGGCCGGTGCGCAAACATGGTGCGCTGGGGCAGATTCATTCCATCTACTGCCGCGACCCTGATGGTAATCTGGTGGAGATCGCCTCCTATCTCGCTGAATAA
- a CDS encoding c-type cytochrome → MKAVVPVFLVMTVVLAGASDTAAKADKAAPDPSVMVQAPWSVPDINTLPQDEWGRTVRYGRDLIVRTASLIGPEVSDPARRFAGNNLNCQSCHLQGGTKKFGLPLIGVFADFPNYRARSGTVGTIEDRVQGCMQRSMNGKPLPWDGKEMKAIVSYLQFLSTGRPVGAPTLGRGSGRMPELMRAADPVRGQTLYKQVCAACHGQDGQGQRVGRVGDAQGYAVPPLWGADSFNNGAGMDRLINTANFIHNNMPDGTNWTQPVLSIEDSWDVAAFIDIQPRPAKADLQRDFPNRMEKPVDTPYGPYADGFSQKQHVLGPFQPIRDALKRLRNADR, encoded by the coding sequence GTGAAGGCAGTGGTACCGGTTTTTCTGGTCATGACTGTGGTATTGGCGGGTGCATCGGACACTGCTGCTAAGGCTGATAAAGCCGCTCCTGATCCATCTGTTATGGTGCAGGCACCCTGGTCTGTTCCCGATATCAATACCCTGCCGCAGGATGAATGGGGCCGTACGGTCAGATATGGCCGCGATTTGATTGTCAGGACAGCGTCCCTGATCGGTCCGGAAGTGTCTGATCCGGCACGGCGTTTTGCCGGCAACAATCTGAATTGTCAGAGCTGTCATCTGCAGGGCGGCACCAAAAAATTTGGCCTGCCACTGATCGGTGTATTCGCGGATTTTCCGAATTATCGCGCCCGTTCCGGCACTGTCGGGACAATTGAGGATCGTGTCCAGGGATGCATGCAACGGAGCATGAACGGTAAGCCTCTGCCTTGGGATGGGAAGGAGATGAAGGCGATCGTCTCCTATCTGCAATTTCTGTCCACTGGTCGTCCTGTCGGTGCGCCTACTTTGGGACGAGGGTCCGGCCGCATGCCGGAGCTGATGCGGGCTGCTGATCCCGTGCGTGGTCAGACCCTGTACAAGCAGGTTTGTGCCGCATGCCATGGTCAGGATGGGCAGGGACAGCGTGTCGGCAGAGTGGGTGATGCACAAGGATACGCGGTACCACCGCTATGGGGGGCTGACAGCTTCAATAATGGTGCCGGGATGGATCGTCTGATCAATACAGCGAATTTTATCCACAACAACATGCCTGATGGTACGAACTGGACACAGCCGGTGCTCTCCATCGAGGATTCATGGGATGTGGCGGCGTTTATCGATATACAGCCAAGACCTGCCAAAGCAGATCTTCAGCGGGACTTCCCGAACAGGATGGAAAAACCCGTTGATACACCCTATGGCCCTTATGCGGACGGGTTCAGCCAGAAACAGCATGTTCTCGGGCCGTTTCAGCCTATTCGCGATGCTCTCAAGCGTCTGCGCAATGCAGACAGATAA
- a CDS encoding fumarylacetoacetate hydrolase family protein gives MALWVRFARDGETGFGTLADGVITAHTGTMFGDNAPSGEVVPLETVRLLAPVMPRKFIGLWNNFHELAAKLGTSVPDQPLWFLKSPDSVVGPDAEIVPPESYQGKVLYEGELGIVIGQDIHNGDEAAAEAAIFGYTAVNDVTALDILNADPSFPQWARAKSCDTFGPIGPAIATGFNWQEARIRVALNGRERQNYPASDMILSPARIVSLLSREMTLRAGDVIACGTSVGVLPMRPGMVVEVTIDGIGTLRNTVAQKADAVAA, from the coding sequence ATGGCTCTGTGGGTCCGTTTTGCGCGGGATGGGGAAACCGGTTTCGGAACGTTGGCGGATGGGGTGATCACGGCCCATACCGGCACGATGTTCGGCGACAATGCACCCTCTGGCGAGGTCGTTCCGCTGGAGACGGTGCGTCTGCTGGCACCCGTTATGCCGCGTAAATTCATCGGGCTGTGGAACAATTTTCATGAGCTGGCGGCCAAGCTCGGCACCTCTGTTCCCGACCAGCCGCTCTGGTTCCTGAAATCGCCGGACAGCGTGGTTGGCCCGGATGCGGAGATCGTGCCGCCTGAATCCTATCAGGGGAAAGTGCTCTACGAAGGCGAGCTGGGTATTGTGATCGGGCAGGACATCCATAACGGCGATGAAGCAGCCGCCGAGGCCGCGATTTTCGGCTATACAGCGGTGAATGATGTGACGGCGCTGGATATTCTCAATGCCGATCCGTCTTTTCCGCAATGGGCGAGGGCCAAAAGCTGCGACACGTTCGGACCGATCGGTCCCGCCATCGCCACCGGCTTCAACTGGCAGGAAGCGCGTATCCGCGTGGCCCTGAACGGGCGGGAACGCCAGAACTACCCGGCCAGCGACATGATTTTGTCTCCCGCCCGGATCGTCAGCTTGCTGTCGCGGGAAATGACGCTCCGTGCCGGAGATGTCATTGCCTGCGGCACCTCGGTGGGTGTGCTGCCGATGCGGCCCGGTATGGTGGTGGAGGTCACGATCGACGGGATCGGCACGCTGCGTAATACGGTCGCGCAAAAGGCCGATGCGGTTGCGGCCTGA